cttttttattattaattgccaCTTACTAAGCTTAGCAACTGCGacttcttttgcttgcagtgaACTTGCTGAGCAGTTCTGGAAGCTTTCGCCGCACGAGAATGTGGCGCGCATGCGTCTGAAGCTGGAGCCACAGCTGTACCCCAACAAGCATGAGAACGCCGCCAATCTGCGGGACAATGCGACCAATGCATATGATGCAAAGTAAGTTGTGCTCAAACTTTCCCAACTCCAATActcagcttaagctttacACAGAGAAATATGCGAGTTTGATTCCACTATTAAGAATGCGGTGGTGCGTGACTTTTTGGCTGACGATGAGAGCTCACAGCTGGAGGAGGAGCTGCGTCAGCTGATTGACACACAATCGCAGCAGGATGCAGCGCTGGAGAAATTGGTTATGTCGCAGGACTGCGAGTTGATAACGCTGATGACCAAAGTGAAGGGACGCATTGAGGTTAACCAAAGCGTGTTTACCTTTGTGGATCTGAGTCCAGCTTCCGAGGATGGCTCCAAGCATGACTTTAGGCAAGTGCTACCAACAATTTTATATGTGAactgttgcttatttttattttgtgcacaGGTTTTCTATTAATAAAATACGTGAGGTGCATTTgcgcaaatataatttgcgACGCAGTGCGCTGGAAATCTTTCTAATCGACCAGACCAGCTACTTTCTCAACTTTACCACAAAGGTAAGCTGTAGATCGCTCCGCGCATTGCTCATGCCTCATGCTTCCATTTCGCTTTGCAGACGCGTAATAAGGTGTTCACCAAAATTGTGGGTCTGCCGCTGCCCAATATACTGTATGGCTCTGGACGCTCGCCACCTGAACTGCTAAGAGCATCCGGCTTGACGCAGCGCTGGATGAATCGTGAAATATCCAACTTTGAGTACTTGATGTACCTGAACACCATTGCAGGTGGGACtagcaattaaagcaataatttgtgctctttattataaatttatatatcaaaCAGGCCGCTCCTATAATGACCTTAGTCAGTATCCCGTCTTCCCCTGGATTCTAGCGGACTACACCAGCGATGTGCTGGATCTAACAGATCCCAAATCCTTTAGAGATTTATCCAAGCCCATAGGCTGCGTAAGTCtaacagcagcttaagctacaaCTTCCACTAATTGCTTTATGCCCACAGATTAATCCCAAGAATGAGGCGGAGGTGCGCAGCAAATACGATTCCTTTGAAGATCCTTCGGGTGCCATACCTAAGTTCCACTACGGCACACACTACTCCAACTCGGCTGGCGTGCTGCACTATTTGCTGCGCGTCGAGCCCTTCACCTCGCTGCACATTGAGCTGCAAAGCGGTCGCTTTGATGTGGCGGACAGACAATTCCATTCCATACCGCAAACATGGAAGCTGCTGATGGACAATCCCAATGATGTCAAGGAGCTTATACCCGAGTTCTTCTACTTTCCAGAGTTTCTCAAGAATATGAACAAGTAAGTGCTAAGCAATGTTTCAACTTCAATTTCTCATGTAATTTACTTGCAGTTTTGACTTGGGCCATCTGCAAATCACCAAGGAGCAGGTGGACGATGTTATTTTACCCACTTGGGCTAACACGCCAGAGGAGTTTATAGCCATACATCGACGTGCGCTGGAGTCGGAGTACGTTAGTCAGCATTTGCATCACTGGATTGATCTCATCTTTGGCTACAAGCAAAAGGGACCCAAAGCTGTCGAAGCGCTTAATGTTTTTTACTACTGCTCCTACGAGGGCGCTGTGGACTTGGATAAAATAACAAACCAAATCGAGCGCGAGGCAGTCGAGGGCATGATCAACAACTTTGGCCAAGTGCcctcgcagctgctgcgtgaGCCGCATCCACGTCGCCTTACACATGAGGAAACTGCGCTCAAACTGCTGCGCGCTGAGCTGAAGCGACCTGACTTTACACAATTCCTGGACAAGGTAGTGCAATACTACTGCGAGCTTTCCAGCACCAAAGATCCCATTGTCTATCTGAGTGCGCCGCGCAGTCCGCCACGCTCCTTTTTGCAGCTAAGTCCCGATGTGCTGGTTAGCATATCCAAATCCTGCATTCTAGGCTGCAACTCTTGGATGTCGTTCGACAAGGAGCAGGGATTTCTATTGGAAATTGATGCCACCACAACTAATTTAAAGTGAGCGTAGCTCAGCATTAATTTTGagcttttgttaattaagtttGTAACTTTTGTAGAAATCGCAAGCGCATCTGTGGACCTTTTCACTCCTCGCAGCCGCCACATTCGCAGCTGTTCGCTGTTAGCACCGATGGCAAGCTGCTCTATGCCGGCGGCATTTGGGACAATGCGCTGCGCGTCTACAGCCTCAACAAGGGCAAGGTGGTGGCTTCGGTAACACGCCACTTGGACATTATCACTTGTCTAGCGCTGGATAACTGCGGCTCCTATTTGGTTACAGGCTCACGCGACTGCACGTGCATTGTGTGGAGCATACAAGCGAATCAGCAAAGCGgcggctccagctccaacATACCAGTGCATGCGCTAACAGGACAATCGCATTTGCAAGCAATCACACAGCTCAATACACAAAATAGTTACTCACCCAAGCCGCTGACTGTGCTCTATGGCCACGACGATGCAGTGTCCAGTGTAGCTATATACACAGAGCTGGATTTGGTAGTCTCTGGCTCATTGGTGAGTGAGCTTACTTAACTTACAATACGCTTAAGCTTACTcatgtgtttttgctttacaGGATGGCACTGTCAATGTTTATACGCTGCAGCAAGGACAATTTGTGCGCACGCTTAAGCCCATTGGTTGCACCGAGTCCTGTGtgcaaatttcttttgttaCTGTTTCATATCATGGTGAGTAGCCGCATACTTTTAGGCCCACTGTGCttgcagctaagcaaactGCGCATACGATATGCATAAACTGTTGCATAGCTTAAGGCGCATAATTAGAAATAGCCGCTAAATAATGCAAgtcatacatttattttatgtaaatgctCAAAGCGTTTACTGCAAAAAACTTTGTGAAATTCAAAAGCTTGCAGAACAATCCAAAAGTTaatgaattgaattcaatGAGGGCAAACGACTTTATCACGCTGACAGTTAAGTGAACTTCGTTAAATGCGCTCACGTGTGAGCAAACTGAACTGATGACTCTATGTTTGTAGAGCAAACAATCAAACAACATTTAATCTTATCAGCGACACAtaaattgccacacacacaaaacgcaCATCACGTGATTCTCAGCCAATACATGTGTGCGTGCCTTAGTGGTGTGACCATGTCTGTCTCAACAGATGTGGGAAATTTGCTTGAGTTTTTATCCGCCATTCGTCATGAATTTAATTCTTATCGCTGCCGCGGCACTTACACAAATTCCAAACAAAGAGATTAAAGTTTGTATGTCTATGCGATCGTCTTAGCTAATAGCCTGAATCAAGGTTAGCACCCAAATGGAATTTCCACTAATTTGTCACAATTTGTCAACGATTCCGCTGTTTGACTTAGAATATACACATCTGTGCACATATATGCTTTGATAAtctgtttaatttatgaagtattaaaatatttattaatttgcactgGCGCACGCTCAATAGAAGATCGTGGCTTTGATTAACACACGCGCCCAAATTAATGCACGCCTATAATATATAGTTACTTATCTTAAATGCAAACGATGACAGGCAGTTTTCAATTTCGAagccaattaaattgtaaaaaatgcaatttttcaatatgCGTCAGCACTTTAATAGCTACTAAATAACGATTAATataagctgcatttattatacatttaataaccAAATTGAGCTCATTATCGCTGTCTCTTTGACATTATGAGTATTTTATTGCGTTCTCTCAATCAATtggaattaaaattcaaaagttcGAAACTCGAACCTTGTCTGCTGCTCGCCGCTCGTTCCATCAATCGATTGAGCGCTTATCAGCTCAACAAATATGcgcagtcacacacacacacacacacacgcacatgtaGAGTGTGTGCGAGCGATATGAGCAGCGCTGTTAATCGAATCAAATCAGAGAACAGGCCACACAATCGTTTCACAGTCTCACGCCCCGACGACCGCTTCAATTCCGATCATCTCCTGTGCTGTCGTCGGCTGTGCGTAGCAcgactgaaaaaaaaaagcagcagcgactcaTTCATGacatttttatgactttttaaTGCTTGAGGcgctacaaaattttattaaatagttgTAGTAAATCTCAGTGAGGGGCCTATAAAGCAGCCCGCAAACGAATCAAAGTAGCAAAGTCTAGATGCCGCTTAACTAAGAGACAATGAtagcgagcgaaagagagagagagaaagagcaaaaAGACTTTTTGAATGAATTCGATTGTAAAGTATGTCGCAAGCTCTCTGGGGCTCGCTGGGCAGCAAACTGCTTGTGGCTTGGTTATATCTAGTTTGAACACAATCACGTGGAAGCGTCCACTAGAAGTAATCAGCCGTAGCTACTTGGGTTTGAgaatttaaactaaagcaattgGTCTGTTGCTGCCTCGTGTGCGATCTTCAAGCCAATAGATCAACTAGCATGGGGGCAATGGCACTCTTGCATGCGCTACACCCCCAACCCCCTTacgctccctctctctctctctctctctctttgcgcTGCTGTAATTTGTAATATCATCTTCATTGGCATTGGTGGCTGATAAGCGCAACAAAAAGATGAAAACTACGCATCACTTTGCTATGcttcagctttggctttggctttgctatCTGAGGCAATGGAGCGTGTCATCATTTGAAATTCCATGCGCTTCTTTGGTGGCATGAACAGGTTATCTTTGAGTCGCACCACAAGTGGGCCGGCGTACTGTTCAGTCGCGCCTATtatagcagtagcagtagcataATCTCTACTGCGTAGATCGCTCGACGACGACGCACGCACACCCTGCCCCACATTCCGCAATCGCTGCCATTGCGATAAGATAAGCTACAGGGATGCAAGTGTCCGCCCCAATCTGGCTACACAATCTGTACGGTTTATTGGCACTTGTGGCATTCCTTGGGGCCGCATCATTGACTCGCTtatcgctgcagctgccgccgccgccgccaccatcAACGTCAGCGCTAATAATCGAATCCGCTTCATTACAGGCCACATTGCGTTCAGCGCCTTGGACGATACCTCGCATTCGGTGCATGTGTACAGCATCAATGGCGCCAGCCTGGGCTCCAAATACGTATCCGGACGCGTCACAGGACTGGCCAGCGCCTCCGACTATCTCGTGGTAGCCGATGATGCTGGCGACATTACCATGAGTCGCCTGCACGGGTGCGTAGCTCTTAGCCTAACCATTGTTAATGGTAATCGATTGtgttatttctttatttaggCTGAAGCCCGTCTTTGACATTCCGCTGCACGTGCCCATTCAGACGGTGGTGGTGACGCCGGGCAACACGCATATCCTTGCACCGCTACGTGATGGACGCCTCGCTGTCGTCGCCGTACAGCTGCCCGTGGCGGGCAGCAAGAAGCATTCCGTGCTTAATGTCTAGATTTATGTGCATAGAAATAGGaactagcaacagcaaaggAGCAACAGGAACAACAGAAGCCTATGCAATGCCCCCCTCAATTTTTCTTGATTATTTTTCACTTAGTCCCTTTGCTATTTTGTACGCTTTGTTTCTGGCGAAAACCCGTAGGAGTACGACAAATATTCTGGGGAATGAgtaattgtatattttgtcGTGTTTGTCCAaatctgtttttatttatttctattttgatTTTACGTGCCAAATGAAATACCAAACGCAATACTGAATACTgagtaatttttgttatttctgaCCGATACGTATTCTTGAGAATTAATTCCAACTAGCAGCACTAGGCTAAAGTAGATCAGCGCGATAACATTCCCTTAACATTATATAGAGAGTGAGACGACGATGACACATTGGACTTTTAATAGTTATCGGGCTCATGCCTAAGCATTAAGTATTCTTCTATATACATtcttctattctattctattctatttgaCTTTTGTCTGTccgtatctgtatctgtatctgtctgtctgtattaTGTTATCTGCGATTTCATTCATTTGCCTTGATTGGTCATGGCCATTTTGTGTTTCCTTCTCAGCGTGGGGCTTGGGGCTTGGGGCTTCGCGCGCGCCTTCCAATTAGCTTGACAAATTCGAATAAATCATTTATCATTAGGCTTGTGCtgacattttataaattagcaCATACGTGCCGTCATTCACAGCCCGAGTTGACGAGTTGGCGGCAACTGCGAAGTGGACGGAGACGGAGACGTGGTCggtgacgctgacgctgacggtGACAGCAAACTGGTTGCCGGCAACTGAGCAAGTGGACTGGCTgctctgtcgctctgtcgcGCTGCCGCGCCAATTTCCCCCCCGCAGTGCACGCATTTGCTGTATGCCCCTCCCCAACCCTCACAGCACAAGTCAAATGTATCCACCATTTCCGTTGCCTCTAGCTCGTTTCTCGAGTATCTGACTCATGCGCGACTTTCAAATTGGCCCCAAAATCTGcccggcaacagcagcaagcagcagcagcagcaggccacAACTGTTTTGGGGGGTccagtgttgctgctgctgcgcgacGAGCGTCGAGTGCCAAGTGAGAAACTTTCGTTGCCAACCAGATCGAAAATAAAGTGATGTGATGTGATGTGATCCaatctctcacacacacacacacacacacttgctcACCATCTCTCTGCCCCTTTCGCTGCAATGCAATCTTCATCGGTTCATTCCCAATTGACAACAAGTATTATCGTAAAATTAGAGTCCGTCCAcacagctaaaaacaaaagaaataaagcaTTTCAAAGCGATTTAAAGTTTTGCCAAGAAATTCCATTTGCATGATTGCCCGTCTTCGTCGCTGTTAGTTTCATGGATCGCAGCCAAAGATTGTGAAACCCTTTCAAACGTAATTCCAATGACAAGTGACAATATACCAGGCGCATAGACTTGGTCTTGGTTTGTTTATGGCCCGCAACTTGTTATAGCGCACAATCAGCTCGAGAGTTTTATAGAGATTAATGTACACACACCCCTTTAACCTTCCCCTAAACAATTACAGACGCTTTAAGCTGAGCAGCACGCAATACTACTTTAGActccaaacacacacacaatcctAGTTGTAGATCCTAGTAACACATCTATATACAGTAAATACTAAACATATGCGTTTCTTCGTTATTTGTTACAAAAGTGAAATACTATCAATAGCGTTTTTAGATGATTGTAATTGTAACTGTCAATAAAAAgagttgaaaaataattgtctgcatttttttttcattttgatttttattgatatttattcaaaaaacaaactataaattaatttataatataaaaaaaacatatttcagTTCAATtagcttacaaaataataaaaaatattctgaTCGTATAAGTGAATCGTATATACTATgtatgcttttgtttgtatgtataaagACTGTTCTTTCATTTATGTGAATACTTTTCCGTTTTACATGTAATATGGACGATGGGTAATGATGTAggtaattcaataaattaattcttgTTTGGCATGCATCGAAGGAATTCGaactgctgttgatgatgttgaATGTTGGGTGCTTGAATGTttttggtggtggtgctggtggtatTTGGCTCATAGCCACACATTAAGTAACGGCCAATTACGTTAACTAGAGATTTGCCTGAATTGTTTAGGAACAATCATTGCTACTTACATAACGAAACTTTCTTCATCAATAACCTGATTTATgacaaaaataatagaaatataacTTAAATATTCGAAATCCATTTTTGGGTTTAAACTTAGTAACTAAACGAATAGTTTGTTAAGCAAGAAtagtgcataaaaaatattaaagtctaAGCCGGCATTAGATTCTAGAGTTGAAAGCTTAAaactataaacttttttttgtgtgcattttttcagttttgtttaattttttttgttgtatttttcttatggtatttcttttttgttttcacgCAGCTTCAAAGGCATTTGatctaactaactaactaaaaacTGTTTCCCGTCAATTCAATAGCCTTGTTGTGGAATCTTTAGTCTTGCTCCTTCTGCAAAGAGTAAACagaacagcaaaagcaaagcaaaagttagtattgcatataataattcaaatgggtttcttttcttttgtataGATACTTACAAGTACAGGGTACAGGAAGGTCTCGGCTGTATCTCGGCCAATGGGGTTCTGGGCTGTGCACTTGTAGTTGCCCATGTCCTCCCATTTGATGTTCGAGATGAGGAGCTCACCAGTGGGCAGCAGTTTGTAGCGATTGCTGGGCACAATTTCCTTATCCTCGTTGTTGCGCCAGGTGATCCTGGCACGTGGCACAGAGTGCACCCTGCAGGGCAGCATCACATCGGAGCCAACCAGATCCAGATGCGTTTTCTCCGTCAAGGTAATGCGTGGCTTCTGTGGCGTCTCGTACTGCTTATCCGTTGCAATGAGACCCTGCGCGGAGTGCGATGGATGCACCACAGTGGTGGCATAAATAGTCTTGGAGCCGGTGCGACCCACACAAGTATAAGCCCTGGACGTGCTTAGCATGTGGTCAATCACGTACACCGAACGCACACGCACAATGGCACTGGGCGCATCTACGGTGATGATGTTGGACTCCTGATCCTTTAGCTCGTCGGAGGGAAAGTGATTCACCAGCCATTGAATGGTGGGCACCTGCGAGCCCATAACTTCACAGACAATCTCCACGGTAGCGCCGGGTGCCTGATGCAGCTTGGCGGGCGGTGTCTTGGTGAATTTCAGCCAGTCATCGGGAAAGATGCTCGCCTTCTGCTTGGTCTCGGTGGTTTCATCCACTTGGATGGAGTTGTCAACAGCATTATTGTCGTCCAGTATATCATCGCTCGTTGGACGGCCGTGGGTGCCCGCGAGGCTcccgaacagcagcagcgctatgGCGCACAGATGTAAGTTCATTTTCTGCAAGCACAAATTGgaatagaatagaaaaaatattaatttataatgcgaTTAAAATGGAGGGGCGGAGCTTCGAATTGATAGCTGGGATCGAAGTTCACAAATATGTTCGCCTATAATATAGGTTAATAAACCCACAATGACTTGGCAATAAGCCACTTATCAACACAAGGCCATAAATCTCTACGTCAACTGTACAAATCGCTCAATCTCTATCTCTCGCTGTGTGGGGTGCTCTGAGTTATGAAACAGTCTCTAGGCGTTAGATAAGCATCCTTTGCATAGACTCACTGCTGTCCCAATTCTTAATACGAATACAATAATTTCACAAGAGCACGCGGTTGGTTGACATCGCAATAGAATATTCGACCGACCATAAAGTTAACGTGGGCGCTATCCCAACAAAATTGGATCAAATCCAattcacattttttattgcgtgTGTGACGTCAGCTGCGCCCACGCTGCGGATCAAAGACcgaaattatttcaaattccCCCCCTTCCGCATaacaacttaaaaaaaaaaaaaaaaatcccaGCTAGGCGGCCGTGTCACGAGACTGTCGCGTCGTCTAGACATCGTGACCGTTTAGTTATTCAATCGCTTTAGCTTTGACGTCGCTACAGTTTTCGATGGTATTATGCATACTATTAAGGCCCAGACAATTCAACTTGATGTATGGCAAATCGCTGGCATTTATTGCATCAGATTTTCGACTCGATTTGCCCTTCGGTGTACAAGTTTCGAATTCGCATGAAATTTGCTGATTCAATGAttctcaatttaaaaaaaaaaaacagataCGTTGCGCATATTTCTCTGGAATTGAAAGTGCGGCGCTATCAATGACCCTGGGCTGAGGTGTTTCTTTATCTTAGTCTATTAACCTGCTGTATCTATTattgacacacacagacacacacactcaggAATGCACAGACACTCACCTTTTggtttaatttcttttttctcttgcggtaaaaaatgtttgcgaaTATCTCCCTAACGTTTGAGGGCAAAACGGTTCGTCTCGGTCGCGTCTGTGTATTGTGAGGATCGTCTGTTTGGCGAGCTGATCGACAGCTCTCTGTTATGTTATGAAGGAGTTTATCAGCTCTAGATTGTGATGGCTTCTGGTTTGGGCCTTTTGATTGAAAttcagcagcagttggctTAGCAATGACATAGGTACGGCGATAGATGCCGTCTTGGTAGCCTTGCAGCTTAGTGTTGGCGAAATCTTGAGTGCTTATCGACCACGCAAATGCGCAACAAGCGATTATCTCTGATTTTGGGCGTGGGGCGTGTTGGCAAGCAATTGCTcctcaaatcaaataaaatactgCAATACTTCAGTAGTAGTATTCGGCGTAGCGAATGTCAAGCTCGCGGCTTTGGCACATTCGAATCTAAATGCAACTGGTTGGATGGGGGGATATTAGCAGCAGATATCAGGCGACTCCTGTGTCTTGCTGATTGTTGCTTtgagtagttgttgttgttgttgttggtgttgctgttgattgttgGCGCGGCACTCGTTCAAAAACGCACGGTTCATCGACATTACAAGTCAAGGTGTGTCGATTGTAGGCTTCGGCtcggcttcagcttcagcttcggttttgtgtgtgtgtgtgtgtgtttttcacaaaaatgtaaactgtATCGAAACTGATATTAACGCTCTTGGGGCAAATGCGACGGGTTAAAAAGCGAACTTGGTTACGTTGGCACTTGGCACTAAAGTTGTGTTAAACAGTGGAAAACTGCCACAGAACTGAGCCATTGGCTGTTGGTGCGTTCAATTTATACTCGCGCCGCTGCTCTGATCTAGTCTCTTtgcagcgcgcgcgcgcgctctcaatcgcttgctcttgctctttcgctcgctcgctctctctctctctctctctttgcgcttactctgctgcgctgcgctgcgtctGCTCttgcgctcttgctcttgtgTTGCGTTGCGTGCTCTCGGGGGTGCAGCAAAGAGCAAAGGCGCGCACCATTCTTTGGCGGGATGAGAATTATTATCAATTGCCGTTGATCTATCCGGTACACAACTGGTAACTATCCAGACAGCGGTCTAATGCTGCAGCATTGGGCCCAACTCCAGGCCAGTGAAATCGCTTGCAGTTTATAAGTCAAACGCCCTAAACTTGATTCGTGCACTTTCTATAGCAGTTGACAACGCCAAGAATTCAAATGTGTGACAAAGCAgatcaatttaataaattttataaaatttttttcttttttttttcagtttctTCTACATTCTGGCGCATTCGTACGTGCCAAGCGGCATGGCTTTGCTTTGCCCCAGGCAGTGTCGCTGGAGTCCAGGCGGGAAAGGCGGGTGTCAAGCAGCTTATTGCAAGGTTCCATTAGCCGAGAGACCCGAgtcgctgtcgttgtcgttgtcgctgctcATTGCAATCAAGTAAGTGCCAGTTTGTCTGCTACGATCGGTCGGTCGGTTAGTCAGTCGGTCGGTTGGTTGGTCTGTTGCTTGGTTGGACGGACGATCTGTCAGACTGTCGCTTGATCTGTCGGTTGAGGGCAGAAACCACAATGTAAACGACAGCCGCACTGATTGCCCGGCGGTGTTGGCGGCACAGGGGTGGGGGCATGTTAAGCATTACAGAAACTTGCTGGCGATTGGGAGCGTGTTTGAAGCCGCCCCCTCGCTCTCTGCAGCGACGACCCACAgcttggttgctgctgcagccacaaTGGCAGACAGACTGGCAGCCAATTCAAACTTATCGCGTGTTCGCTTTCCGCTGTTTCGGTTACGTGTGCCTTTTGGGTAGCAGCTGCGGTAGCTTGGGGCGTAAGGCTGGCGGAGCTTGTTGCTGGGCggcagccaaccagccagccaagcaacTGGGGCCGGTCCCCGATCCCGGGTTCTCGGTTCCATTGACTGTTGCTCTACTGGCTGTGACTAGTTTGCTGTTTTCTTATTCTTTATCATCAGCCGCattgacagcaacaacgagTTGCAATTCTACgagtaatatatatttattgcacttgCAAGTTACACAAATCGCTAGACCGCAGCTATGCGCTTCACCTTCCTCCCGCCTCCTTCATCCGTTCGGGCTGCTGCTCGATCAACGCCAaatggcagctgcttggcGGCGGCATCGacaaagctaaattaaaatcttgCAGGTGCTTGAAAATAGCGAAACTCGTGCCGCCCGCGGACGTTGCATCCCAAAGGCAAAGGGACGATAACGTAACGCTGCTGTTGACGTAAGGGCAACTGCATTGACATGCCATAGGCGGCGGCATGGTGTGGCAATTGCACTAACGGGgcaattaagctgcagctgactaTGATTTGTTAAGATTGCATTGAGTTCCAGTTCGATATTCCAGG
The DNA window shown above is from Drosophila busckii strain San Diego stock center, stock number 13000-0081.31 chromosome 3L, ASM1175060v1, whole genome shotgun sequence and carries:
- the LOC108600252 gene encoding neural/ectodermal development factor IMP-L2; the encoded protein is MNLHLCAIALLLFGSLAGTHGRPTSDDILDDNNAVDNSIQVDETTETKQKASIFPDDWLKFTKTPPAKLHQAPGATVEIVCEVMGSQVPTIQWLVNHFPSDELKDQESNIITVDAPSAIVRVRSVYVIDHMLSTSRAYTCVGRTGSKTIYATTVVHPSHSAQGLIATDKQYETPQKPRITLTEKTHLDLVGSDVMLPCRVHSVPRARITWRNNEDKEIVPSNRYKLLPTGELLISNIKWEDMGNYKCTAQNPIGRDTAETFLYPVLKEQD